Within Hyalangium ruber, the genomic segment TGGACCACCTGTCGGGGCTCAAGCGGGGCCTCATCCAGGAGCGGATGAAGAAGCTGCAGAAGTCGCAGAAGCGCAAGAAGGACTGAGCCGGGGCGGTTACACTGAAGGCATGAGCGAGGCCCCGCTCCCAGAGTCCGTGGCGAGGTTCCGAGCGGAGTTCCGCCAGAAGGAGCCTGGAAGGCACTACCGGGGGTGGGGGCACTTCGCCTTCACGAGCCTGGGCTCGCTAGCGGTCATCACCTTCGCGCTGAGCCGACTCACGGAGGTACGGCCGCTCGAGTGGCTGATGGTGCCGGCGACCTTCCTGGTGGCGAACACGGCGGAGTACTTCGGCCACCGGGGCCCGATGCACCACCGGAGGAGGGGGCTGGGGCTGGTGTACCGGCGGCACACGCAGCAGCACCACCACTTCTTCACCGAGGAGGCGATGGCCTACGAGTCGAGCCACGACTTCCGGATGGTGCTCTTCCCACCGGTGCTGCTGCTCTTCTTCCTGGGAGGAATCGCCACGCCCCTGGGAGCGCTCCTCTTCGCGCTGGGAACCCCGAATCTCGGGTGGCTCTTCGTGGCGACGGCGATGGGCTACTTCCTCACGTACGAGTGGCTGCACTTCTGTTACCACCTGCCAGCCGGGCATCCGGTTGCCAGATTGCCCGTGATGGGGAAGCTGCGCCGGCACCACGAAGTGCATCACGACCTGAGAAAGATGGGGCGCTACCACTTCAACATCACCTTCCCCCTCTGGGACCGGCTCATGGGGACGATGTGGCGCTCGCCAGGACCCTTGGAGGGCAAACAGCCTCCCTAGGAAATCCGCTGGAGGAAGAAGCAGCTCCCCGCCGGGGGTTTTCACCTCTGAGCGCCGTGCTCAACATCCCGGCGCTGATCACCATCGACTCAAGAAGGATTTGACGAGACGGTGCCGAGGCGGTAGTGATCCTGCCCCTCCGCTGGGTGCCTCCGACACATCGGTGCCGGTCAGTCCCCAGGCGGAATGAAGTCGTCAACGAAGTCGGTTGACACCGAACGCGGCAGAGAGGTAGAAGCCGCGCCCCTTCGAACGGATCCGCAGTCGGGGTTCGGAAGTGAATCGAAGGGCCTGACAAAAAGAATAAGTCACCGGGAAGCAGTTGACGGCGGACGCGGCAAAGAGGTAGAAGCCGCGCCCCTCCAGAAGGAAGACGGGAAGCGGTTCGCCGCTGAACAGAAGCCGGAAGGAAAGCCGAAACCGGTTGACAGGGAGCGAGGCGAAGAGGTAGAAGCCGCGCCCCGCCTCGAAAGGGAAGAACGAAGCCACTGG encodes:
- a CDS encoding sterol desaturase family protein, producing MSEAPLPESVARFRAEFRQKEPGRHYRGWGHFAFTSLGSLAVITFALSRLTEVRPLEWLMVPATFLVANTAEYFGHRGPMHHRRRGLGLVYRRHTQQHHHFFTEEAMAYESSHDFRMVLFPPVLLLFFLGGIATPLGALLFALGTPNLGWLFVATAMGYFLTYEWLHFCYHLPAGHPVARLPVMGKLRRHHEVHHDLRKMGRYHFNITFPLWDRLMGTMWRSPGPLEGKQPP